Proteins co-encoded in one Xiphophorus couchianus chromosome 16, X_couchianus-1.0, whole genome shotgun sequence genomic window:
- the LOC114159376 gene encoding neuropeptide B-like, which yields MEMTSKLMFPIVAIFLLVACSPSEAWYKQVAGPNYYSVGRASGLLSGIRRSSSYARREESPSESGESATSSVLSQFLSHNSVLKTMPLCIKDITPNLQSCELFQETKGSLKCKADVFLSLDSSDCEGD from the exons ATGGAGATGACTTCTAAACTTATGTTTCCTATCGTGGCGATTTTCCTTCTCGTCGCCTGCAGTCCGTCGGAGGCTTGGTACAAGCAGGTGGCCGGACCGAACTACTACTCGGTGGGCAGAGCGTCCGGCTTGCTGTCCGGGATACGGAGGTCGTCATCGTACGCAAGGAGAGAAGAATCCCCCTCAGAGAGCGGAGAGTCTGCCACCAGCAGCGTCTTATCTCAGTTCCTCTCTCATAACTCTGTTTTAAAGACGATG CCTCTTTGCATTAAAGACATTACCCCAAACCTGCAGAGCTGTGAACTCTTCCAGGAAACCAAAGGATCTCTGAAGTGCAAAGCAGATGTCTTCCTCTCCCTGGACTCCTCAGACTGTGAAGGAGACTGA
- the LOC114159375 gene encoding B-cell receptor CD22-like isoform X2: MLKLLLKLKDLNDLMLLSLKMLAESRPLMWTLLLLFAEVFSNKCFVDYPQQTICAVRGSSVVFFCIFNNIEKQEVKKFMWAYVKSSKVRLILNYPGNVSERFEYAGDKEHNCSLKIHKVKHYDAGKYFFRYNTNKRCPTKLLVLNVIDLNISMQKETIKEGDSVNLTCKNRCDGGEGSYGYSWFKDGEAVNEGPVLHLTNVSSKHSGNYTCSLKMKNRTTSGVAHVDVEYGPKNTSVLVRSSSEMGAGSSIVLICCSDALPPVENYRWFKIVDGWIEKVGHQAELLPVDGGQYLCSVSNKHGSQNSTVFTLKKNPYWTFMRDMLFIISASVVLLLVVTSVIAVCRLTKSKMRAETEHREEMQRTDGANRLRCEDSHQSQADNDLKVEEATTEIIYATIEFQKGRKRTMKQQDYENETVIYSTVRRN, from the exons ATGTtaaaacttctgttaaaattaaaagatcTGAACGATTTAATGTTACTCAGCCTGAAAATGTTGGCTGAAAGCAGACCATTGATGTGGACTCTGTTGCTTCTATTTGCAGAAG ttttctcCAACAAGTGCTTCGTGGATTACCCCCAGCAAACCATCTGTGCTGTCAGAGGCTCGTCTGTTGTCTTCTTTTGTATCTTTaataatattgaaaaacaagaaGTAAAAAAGTTCATGTGGGCTTATGTGAAGTCTTCTAAAGTtcgtttaattttaaattaccCTGGGAATGTATCTGAAAGATTTGAGTACGCCGGAGACAAAGAGCATAACTGctctttaaaaatacacaaagtgaaacattatgatgctgggaaatattttttcagatacAATACCAACAAAAGATGCCCCACTAAACTTCTGGTATTGAACGTTATTG ATCTGAATATTTCGATGCAAAAAGAAACGATAAAAGAAGGAGATTCAGTAAATCTCACCTGCAAAAACCGCTGCGACGGTGGAGAAGGTTCATATGGGTACAGCTGGTTTAAAGATGGAGAAGCCGTAAATGAAGGACCAGTACTTCATTTAACAAACGTGTCCTCTAAACATTCAGGAAACTACACTTGCTccctaaaaatgaaaaacagaacaacttcAGGAGTGGCTCATGTCGATGTTGAAT atggaccCAAGAACACATCTGTGCTCGTCAGATCATCATCTGAGATGGGTGCGGGCAGCAGCATTGTCTTGATCTGCTGCAGCGATGCGCTCCCGCCTGTGGAAAATTACAGGTGGTTCAAAATAGTAGACGGTTGGATAGAGAAAGTTGGTCATCAGGCTGAGTTGCTTCCTGTTGATGGTGGTCAGTATTTATGCAGTGTCTCCAACAAACATGGAAGTCAAAActccacagttttcactttgaagaAGAATC cttATTGGACGTTTATGAGAGACATGCTTTTCATTATCAGTGCCAGTGTTGTCCTACTTCTTGTCGTGACATCTGTTATTGCTGTTTGCAG ACTCACCAAAAGCAAAATGAGGGCAGAGACAGAACATCGGGAAGAAATGCAG AGGACAGATGGTGCGAATCGACTTAGGTGTGAAGACAGTCACCAGTCACAAGCTGACAACGATCTTAAGGTTGAAGAAGCTACAACAGAAATAATATATGCAACTATTGAATTTCAAAAGGGAAGAAAGAGAACCAT GAAACAGCAGGATTATGAAAATGAAACTGTTATTTACAGCACAGTTCGCAG gaACTAG
- the LOC114159375 gene encoding B-cell receptor CD22-like isoform X4, translating to MLKLLLKLKDLNDLMLLSLKMLAESRPLMWTLLLLFAEDVFSNKCFVDYPQQTICAVRGSSVVFFCIFNNIEKQEVKKFMWAYVKSSKVRLILNYPGNVSERFEYAGDKEHNCSLKIHKVKHYDAGKYFFRYNTNKRCPTKLLVLNVIDLNISMQKETIKEGDSVNLTCKNRCDGGEGSYGYSWFKDGEAVNEGPVLHLTNVSSKHSGNYTCSLKMKNRTTSGVAHVDVEYGPKNTSVLVRSSSEMGAGSSIVLICCSDALPPVENYRWFKIVDGWIEKVGHQAELLPVDGGQYLCSVSNKHGSQNSTVFTLKKNLPVLSYFLS from the exons ATGTtaaaacttctgttaaaattaaaagatcTGAACGATTTAATGTTACTCAGCCTGAAAATGTTGGCTGAAAGCAGACCATTGATGTGGACTCTGTTGCTTCTATTTGCAGAAG atgttttctcCAACAAGTGCTTCGTGGATTACCCCCAGCAAACCATCTGTGCTGTCAGAGGCTCGTCTGTTGTCTTCTTTTGTATCTTTaataatattgaaaaacaagaaGTAAAAAAGTTCATGTGGGCTTATGTGAAGTCTTCTAAAGTtcgtttaattttaaattaccCTGGGAATGTATCTGAAAGATTTGAGTACGCCGGAGACAAAGAGCATAACTGctctttaaaaatacacaaagtgaaacattatgatgctgggaaatattttttcagatacAATACCAACAAAAGATGCCCCACTAAACTTCTGGTATTGAACGTTATTG ATCTGAATATTTCGATGCAAAAAGAAACGATAAAAGAAGGAGATTCAGTAAATCTCACCTGCAAAAACCGCTGCGACGGTGGAGAAGGTTCATATGGGTACAGCTGGTTTAAAGATGGAGAAGCCGTAAATGAAGGACCAGTACTTCATTTAACAAACGTGTCCTCTAAACATTCAGGAAACTACACTTGCTccctaaaaatgaaaaacagaacaacttcAGGAGTGGCTCATGTCGATGTTGAAT atggaccCAAGAACACATCTGTGCTCGTCAGATCATCATCTGAGATGGGTGCGGGCAGCAGCATTGTCTTGATCTGCTGCAGCGATGCGCTCCCGCCTGTGGAAAATTACAGGTGGTTCAAAATAGTAGACGGTTGGATAGAGAAAGTTGGTCATCAGGCTGAGTTGCTTCCTGTTGATGGTGGTCAGTATTTATGCAGTGTCTCCAACAAACATGGAAGTCAAAActccacagttttcactttgaagaAGAATC TGCCAGTGTTGTCCTACTTCTTGTCGTGA
- the LOC114159375 gene encoding B-cell receptor CD22-like isoform X1 — translation MLKLLLKLKDLNDLMLLSLKMLAESRPLMWTLLLLFAEDVFSNKCFVDYPQQTICAVRGSSVVFFCIFNNIEKQEVKKFMWAYVKSSKVRLILNYPGNVSERFEYAGDKEHNCSLKIHKVKHYDAGKYFFRYNTNKRCPTKLLVLNVIDLNISMQKETIKEGDSVNLTCKNRCDGGEGSYGYSWFKDGEAVNEGPVLHLTNVSSKHSGNYTCSLKMKNRTTSGVAHVDVEYGPKNTSVLVRSSSEMGAGSSIVLICCSDALPPVENYRWFKIVDGWIEKVGHQAELLPVDGGQYLCSVSNKHGSQNSTVFTLKKNPYWTFMRDMLFIISASVVLLLVVTSVIAVCRLTKSKMRAETEHREEMQRTDGANRLRCEDSHQSQADNDLKVEEATTEIIYATIEFQKGRKRTMKQQDYENETVIYSTVRRN, via the exons ATGTtaaaacttctgttaaaattaaaagatcTGAACGATTTAATGTTACTCAGCCTGAAAATGTTGGCTGAAAGCAGACCATTGATGTGGACTCTGTTGCTTCTATTTGCAGAAG atgttttctcCAACAAGTGCTTCGTGGATTACCCCCAGCAAACCATCTGTGCTGTCAGAGGCTCGTCTGTTGTCTTCTTTTGTATCTTTaataatattgaaaaacaagaaGTAAAAAAGTTCATGTGGGCTTATGTGAAGTCTTCTAAAGTtcgtttaattttaaattaccCTGGGAATGTATCTGAAAGATTTGAGTACGCCGGAGACAAAGAGCATAACTGctctttaaaaatacacaaagtgaaacattatgatgctgggaaatattttttcagatacAATACCAACAAAAGATGCCCCACTAAACTTCTGGTATTGAACGTTATTG ATCTGAATATTTCGATGCAAAAAGAAACGATAAAAGAAGGAGATTCAGTAAATCTCACCTGCAAAAACCGCTGCGACGGTGGAGAAGGTTCATATGGGTACAGCTGGTTTAAAGATGGAGAAGCCGTAAATGAAGGACCAGTACTTCATTTAACAAACGTGTCCTCTAAACATTCAGGAAACTACACTTGCTccctaaaaatgaaaaacagaacaacttcAGGAGTGGCTCATGTCGATGTTGAAT atggaccCAAGAACACATCTGTGCTCGTCAGATCATCATCTGAGATGGGTGCGGGCAGCAGCATTGTCTTGATCTGCTGCAGCGATGCGCTCCCGCCTGTGGAAAATTACAGGTGGTTCAAAATAGTAGACGGTTGGATAGAGAAAGTTGGTCATCAGGCTGAGTTGCTTCCTGTTGATGGTGGTCAGTATTTATGCAGTGTCTCCAACAAACATGGAAGTCAAAActccacagttttcactttgaagaAGAATC cttATTGGACGTTTATGAGAGACATGCTTTTCATTATCAGTGCCAGTGTTGTCCTACTTCTTGTCGTGACATCTGTTATTGCTGTTTGCAG ACTCACCAAAAGCAAAATGAGGGCAGAGACAGAACATCGGGAAGAAATGCAG AGGACAGATGGTGCGAATCGACTTAGGTGTGAAGACAGTCACCAGTCACAAGCTGACAACGATCTTAAGGTTGAAGAAGCTACAACAGAAATAATATATGCAACTATTGAATTTCAAAAGGGAAGAAAGAGAACCAT GAAACAGCAGGATTATGAAAATGAAACTGTTATTTACAGCACAGTTCGCAG gaACTAG
- the LOC114159375 gene encoding sialic acid-binding Ig-like lectin 12 isoform X3, with protein sequence MWAYVKSSKVRLILNYPGNVSERFEYAGDKEHNCSLKIHKVKHYDAGKYFFRYNTNKRCPTKLLVLNVIDLNISMQKETIKEGDSVNLTCKNRCDGGEGSYGYSWFKDGEAVNEGPVLHLTNVSSKHSGNYTCSLKMKNRTTSGVAHVDVEYGPKNTSVLVRSSSEMGAGSSIVLICCSDALPPVENYRWFKIVDGWIEKVGHQAELLPVDGGQYLCSVSNKHGSQNSTVFTLKKNPYWTFMRDMLFIISASVVLLLVVTSVIAVCRLTKSKMRAETEHREEMQRTDGANRLRCEDSHQSQADNDLKVEEATTEIIYATIEFQKGRKRTMKQQDYENETVIYSTVRRN encoded by the exons ATGTGGGCTTATGTGAAGTCTTCTAAAGTtcgtttaattttaaattaccCTGGGAATGTATCTGAAAGATTTGAGTACGCCGGAGACAAAGAGCATAACTGctctttaaaaatacacaaagtgaaacattatgatgctgggaaatattttttcagatacAATACCAACAAAAGATGCCCCACTAAACTTCTGGTATTGAACGTTATTG ATCTGAATATTTCGATGCAAAAAGAAACGATAAAAGAAGGAGATTCAGTAAATCTCACCTGCAAAAACCGCTGCGACGGTGGAGAAGGTTCATATGGGTACAGCTGGTTTAAAGATGGAGAAGCCGTAAATGAAGGACCAGTACTTCATTTAACAAACGTGTCCTCTAAACATTCAGGAAACTACACTTGCTccctaaaaatgaaaaacagaacaacttcAGGAGTGGCTCATGTCGATGTTGAAT atggaccCAAGAACACATCTGTGCTCGTCAGATCATCATCTGAGATGGGTGCGGGCAGCAGCATTGTCTTGATCTGCTGCAGCGATGCGCTCCCGCCTGTGGAAAATTACAGGTGGTTCAAAATAGTAGACGGTTGGATAGAGAAAGTTGGTCATCAGGCTGAGTTGCTTCCTGTTGATGGTGGTCAGTATTTATGCAGTGTCTCCAACAAACATGGAAGTCAAAActccacagttttcactttgaagaAGAATC cttATTGGACGTTTATGAGAGACATGCTTTTCATTATCAGTGCCAGTGTTGTCCTACTTCTTGTCGTGACATCTGTTATTGCTGTTTGCAG ACTCACCAAAAGCAAAATGAGGGCAGAGACAGAACATCGGGAAGAAATGCAG AGGACAGATGGTGCGAATCGACTTAGGTGTGAAGACAGTCACCAGTCACAAGCTGACAACGATCTTAAGGTTGAAGAAGCTACAACAGAAATAATATATGCAACTATTGAATTTCAAAAGGGAAGAAAGAGAACCAT GAAACAGCAGGATTATGAAAATGAAACTGTTATTTACAGCACAGTTCGCAG gaACTAG